Sequence from the Gemmatimonadaceae bacterium genome:
AGAGAAGAAACAATCCTGAGCATTGGGGATGGCGCAACTGGCATTTCTGCCCTGCGATCTGCCCGCCGGGAGCTAATACTCTCTCTCGCTGCAACAATCGGCCACGAGCCATCCATAGGTGGAACGGTGCACGCTCAACTTGTGAAAGCCCTTCGCACTAACGGCCTATTGGATGACATTACTTTTGTTACGGCTAACTATGACACTCTAATTGATGAGGCGATAGATGCCGAAGCGGTGGAAGCCGACCGCGGTACCGGCACGCTAATCGACTACGGCATCAACGAGCTTGCCGGTGGCGACCAAGACCCGCATAGAGATATGCGCTCGTTTCCGTGCTTCAAGATACATGGCTCGCTGAATTGGCTGTACTGCCCAGCCTGTGACCTGCTGGATATTACCTTCGCGTCGAATGGAGCTATCCGACTGGTCGACGAGCCGGATGGCGCACGCTGCTATGAATGCGAGACCCTGCGGACTCCCATCATTGTGCCACCCTCTTACTACAAGAACATGTCAAACGTATATCTCGGGGTAGTTTGGACAAAGGCGTACCAAGCTATTCGGCAGGCTGACCAGATAGTGTTCTGCGGTTACTCCTTTCCGGATGCTGACATGCACGTAAGGTACCTAGTAAAGCGAGCTCAGCTAAATCGAGACGCGCAGAGCCACCCGTTGCAGATCTTGCTCGTAAATCACTATCCATCCAAAAACACCGGCGTTGCGGTTTCAGAACGCGAGAGATTCACCCGTTTCTTGGGGCAGAACGTGGTTGATACCGGTAAGTCATTCGAAGATTTTGCGAGGGCTCCTCGGGAAGTGCTAAGCCTATGAGCCAGAACGCCCTCGTTCGCCATAGAGTATGACTTCTCCACCAAAGCTCTAGGAGCCGTCGAAGGCCGACGGACTGTGAGTCATATACACTAGTGATCCGACATTTTTTCGTGTCTATTGCGGTGGCGATCTTCTACGTCGCGAGGCGTGGACGTGCAACAAACTGCGTAGGTTCGAGCAAGCATCGGTCCTGGATTGATCCATCGAGTGAGTAAAACCGAGGGTCGTCTCGAAACTTGAAAAGCCTGCATAGGTGGTATCGAAGCCCCCGATAATTAGAGACGGCAACTTCGTTTCGGGAAACCAAGAACGGAGTCTGTTTCCCATAGGCTGTCGTCTTGACCTCTATAAACCTGTCAGTTCCGTCCGGCTCAAACGAGCGAATGTCGAAGCCCGCCCCATCACCTTCCGTCACTGCTATGTGTTCGATTCTGTCAGCGAGTGATTCCTTACCTAACTGCTGGAGCCTTTCACGCTCAAAGCGCACGATGAACTCCTCTCCCGCGCGTCCGAGAGAGCCATTGTTCGCCTCTACCTCAAGATAGTTGATCCTAGTGCGCGTCTGTCCGGGAATTATGAATCGCTCTTTGAGTGCGGGATATTTCAACTGAGCTGGCTCCGGTGGATCCTCGAGTCTGCTGAGAATTCGGTCAATTTGGGGGGTCGTTCCCGGAGCGCGCACCGCTTGTTCTGCCAGTGCCGCTAGTTCCCCATCAAACGAGAGTCGGTCCGACACAACCTCGGCTAACAGCCCTTGAAAATTTCCGAGAGGCTTGTATCCCGTAATCCACGGGTGCCCCAACCCGATTAGGATCGCGCTGATATTCTGATGCTTGCGCTCAATTGAGCCGTCAGACCGATCTGGCAGCATCGACGCCACAAGTCGCCGATGCTGAGTTTTGTTGTACTCGCGATGTTGCAGCTCCTCTTTGAGCATGGCGATATAGTCCGCGACAACCGCTTCTACCTCGAGGCGCGACCAGTTGCCAGGCAATCAGACCTCTGCTCGCGCGATGGTAGGAAGGCGTTGCGCGTGCTGTTCTAGTCCATATACAAGCTGCGGGTGAATGATCACTTCAATCTGTCCCAACCAGGCCCGAGCAACCTGGCTGCTCGCCCGCAACAGCCGCTCGAGATGGACCTGTTGAATCAGTAAGAAGAAAGCGACGTTAGCCGTCTGGAAGCAGACAACGGCTTCGCAATCCGTTCGCCTCTGAAATGCCTCTGACATTCGGGCGATGAACGCTTGCCTCTGTTCTCGCCGAAAATGCTGATAAACCAGAATGGATTTCCCTGATTTGTACTGCTCAGCAACTTCGTCCCAGAGTAGATATTTGCTCGACTGCTTGTGCCCAGGTCTGCAGGTCTCGATTTCGATTCCGTTGTCTGGGTCAAAGAACACCAACTCGGATTCTTTTAGAAGCTCATTGCTTGCCGACATCACGCGCGCCCGGCCATTCCGATCGTCTGGGACGATCTCATCGAAAAACACCGCGCCAGACAGAAGACCTTTGTCGACCACATGGCCTAACCTTCTTCCATCCGACACTGCGGTAGCAAGGCTATCGAAGAGTTCGGGATCGTGCGATCGCTAGCGTTTTGAGTCGCCCAGGTACGCAACGAACTTTCCGTCAGTGCGAGTGTCGTCCGGCGTGAGCATCCAACACACGCCCAATCGCAGACCGCTCGCTTGCTGAAGAATGCGAAGCAGGCCGTACTTCCGGTAATCGTTCACGTCTCCGAAGTACTGGTGCTTCATCCCTGATTAGCCTCAATGTCATTCATCTTCGGCTTCTCTCGCTCCTTGGCCCAAATCAGGGACATCGTCTTTCCTCTCGATGGTATCGGATAAGGGCTCCGCGCGCAAAGATTCTCCGGCGCTTTGTCAGATCCTGGCGTTATAATAGCCGATCCTTGCCGCCCCCGAATGAAGCTGCACCTTAGCCAGCCCCTCTACTCCGCCACCGACCTCCTCAACTTCCTCGGCTGCACGCACGCGACAGCCCTCGACCTCGAGGTAATGGGCCGCGTGCTCACGGCGCCGACGAGGCAGGACGACGCATACCTCGAAATACTCAAGGAAAAAGGCCTTGAGCACGAACGCCTGTATCTCAAGAAGCTGAAGGCCGAAGGGAGAGTGATCGTTGAGATCGAGCACGACCCTTTGATAGAAGCCATGGCCGAGCGTACGCGGCAGGCCATGCGCGACGGGGCGGACGTGATCTATCAGGGAGCGCTCACCGCACCCGGCTGGCACGGCTACTCCGACTTCCTTCTCAAGATCGACACGCCCTCCGACCTCGGCGACTACTCATACGAAGTGGCCGACACAAAGCTCGCACGCACCGCCAAACCCAAGCATGTCGTCCAGCTCTGCATTTACTCGGAGATGATCGCGCGCGACCAGGGCGTGCTTCCCAGCCACGCTCACGTAGTGCTCGGCGACAGGTCTCAAGTGACGCTCCGACTGCATGACTATCTCTACTACTGCAACCGCGCGCGCGATCGGTTCGACCTTTTCGTCTCAGGCAACGAGCGCGTCACGATAGCCGAGCGATGCCCGCAGTGCAGTCTCTGCCACTGGTCTGAGCGGTGCGACGCGGAATGGGACAGCACGGGAAACCTGCGACTCGTCGCAGCACTCAGCGGCGCACAAGCGAAAAAGCTTCGCGTCGCGAGCATCTCGGATATCGAGGCATTGGCTGACCTCAATGCGGCTGTCGCGATACCCAGAATCCAGGGCTCGACTCTCGATCGCCTCCGTTCGCAGGCACGTCTCCAGATAGTCAACCGAACTACCGGTGAAAATCGCGTCGAGGTCTTGCCGCCCCTGGACCGGCGCGGATTCGCGCGCCTTCCCGAGCCGAATGAACGCGATCTCTTTTTCGACATGGAAGGCGATCCGGTCTATTCACCCCAGGGCTCGCTCGAGTATCTCTTCGGTTTTCACTACGTGGATGGCGGTGAGAACCGGTACACGGCGTTCTGGACCCGCGATCGCGGCGCCGAAAGAAAAGCGTTTGAGGATGCGCTCGACTTCATCACCACGCGGATCGAGAAGTATCCGAACGCGTTTGTGTATCACTACGCGTCGTACGAGGCGACAGCCCTCAAGCGGCTCGCGCGTGAATACGGAGGCTCGAGCAGGCACGAAAGCGCGCTCAAGCGCCTCGCACAGGCGTACGGAACGTGCGAGAACGAGGTGGACGACCTGCTCCGGGACCGCAAGCTGGTTGACCTATATAAGGTAGTGCGCGAGGCAGTGATGACCTCGGAGCCGGCGTATTCGCTCAAGAATCTCGAGGTATTCTTTGCGGAAAAGCGAACGCAGGACATCACGAGCGGCGGCGACAGCATCGTCGCATTCGAGCGGTGGCTCAAGACCGGCGACGAGTCGCTGCTCGAGCAGATCGAGAGATACAACGAGTTCGATTGTCTCTCCACGCGCCTTTGCCGCGACTGGCTGATCTCGCTTCGCCCGGCCGAGACGAAATGGTTTGACCCGGAAGAAGAAAAAGCCGCCGAGGATGCCGAGCGCGAGGCGCTTCGCCGCGACGACGACGCGCGGATTCTTGGCGCTCGTGAAGCGCTTGTCGCGGGTATTGAGGGGCCTGAACGCGCCTGGCGCGAGCTTCTCGGCTACCTCCTCGAGCATCACCGGCGCGAGGCGCGGAGCGAGTGGTGGAAGTTCTTCGAGCGGCTCGACCCCGCATACGATCTCATTGCCGACGCAGACTGCATCGGCGGCCTTACAGTGGACACGACCCGCCCGCCGAGGACGGAGAAGAAGTCCATGGTCTGGCGGCTCACTTTTCCTGAGCAGGAGTTCAAGTTCGCCATCGGAGACGATCCCATCCGCTGTGATACGGGAAAGTCTGCGGGCACTATTCTCGATCTGAACGAAGATGAGAGATGGCTGGATCTAAAGGTTGGCCCCTCGAAACCTCCCTTCGGCCAGTCTACGTCGTTCATGCCGTCCGGTCCCATCAACGATGGCCCAATGCGCGCTGCGATCAGCCGTTACGCCGAGGCCGTAATCGCCGGGCGCGCGGACGAGCATTCGGCGGTCACGAGCATCCTGCGTAAAGACCGGCCACGGCTTGATGGCTCAATAATTCTGCGTGGTAAGGGCGACCTGCTGGAGGAGACCGTTGACGCGGTCGCGAGGATGAATCAAACGCACCTCGTGATTCAAGGCCCACCGGGGTGCGGAAAGACGTTCACGTCGGCTCACGCGATCGTATCCCTGCTCGAGAACAAAAAGCGGGTTGGAGTCATGTCGATGTCGCACAAGGCAATCAATCTTCTGTTGAAAAACATTGAAGACATTGCCCTTGAGCGCGGAGTCAGCTTCAGAGGAATAAAGCTGTCGAGCAAGGAAGAGCAGCGGCTCAACGGACAGATGATCGAGGAAACGAGCGACAACAAGCAAGTGAGCGCCGGTGGTTACGATCTGATCGGTGGAACTGCGTGGCTCTTCTCCCGGCCTGTGCTCGAGAAGACCCTCGACTATCTCTTCGTGGACGAAGCCGGCCAGGTCAGCCTGGCGAATATCGTGGCCACCGGGCTTTGCGCCGACAACATCGTCCTTGTCGGCGATCAGATGCAGCTTTCGCAGCCGAGCAAAGGCCAGCACCCTGGTGGCAGCGGCGTGTCGGGGCTGGACTATCTCATGGGCGACTGGGCCACGGTGCCACCGGATCGCGGAATCTTCCTCGAGCACACATGGCGAATGCATCCACGGTTGTGCCGCTTCGTATCGGACGCTTTCTATGATGAGAGACTCGAGTCCGCCGAGTGCACCATCGGTCAGATGCTCGAGCTGAACGGCGACTGTGACGGCGCGCTGGCTCCATCAGGCCTCAGGTTTGTCGCCGTTGAGCACCAGGACAACGCCCAGAAAAGTGTCGAGGAGGCCGCTCGGCTCAACCACGTCTACCGTACACTTCTGGGTCAGACCTGGGTAAATCAGAGAGGCGAGAGCCATCCGATCACGACCGAAGACATTCTTGTCGTAAGCCCGTACAACATGCAGGTGAACCTGCTGAAGCAGACATTGCCTAAGGGCGCCCGCGTGGGCACCGTGGACAAGTTCCAGGGCCAGGAAGCGGCCGCGGTTCTGGTATCGATGGCTTCATCGAGCGCCGACGACGCGCCGCGCGGGATTGATTTTCTGTTTTCCAGAAACCGGCTCAATGTTGCGCTCTCGCGGGCGCGGTGTCTGTCCGTGATCTTCTGCTCATCCGCCCTGCTCGATCTGGTATGTGCGGACCTCGAGCGAATGAGACTCGTCAACACAATGTGCTGGGCGAAGGAATACGCGGGATAGCCACACGGCAGCCATGAGGGTTCGGGCTCGTTCGATGTTTGCGGCGTTAACGGACTCAGTTAGCAGCTTGCAATGCTGCGTTACGCACCTGAAATTTCGGGCATGAGCAACGCTGCCTTCGATTTCCGCCGTCTTAGCGTGGCCGAGCGCCTCCAGCTTGTGGAGGACATCTGGGATAGCATTGCTGTCGAGACCCCAGACGCCGTTCCGCTCACCGACGCCCAGCGTGCCGAGCTCGACCGCCGCCTAGTTGAACATGGCCGAGATCCTGATTCGGCTGTGCCATGGGATGACGTCCGCTCCAGTCTTCAGGGACGACCAAAGCGCGGCGAATGACGCCGCGTTTTTTCTTTCGGCCTGAAGCGCGAGATGAGCTCCGGGCGGCTCAGGACTGGTACGAGGCCCGGTCGGAAGGGCTCGGGCTCGAATTCGCCAACGCAGTAGATGGCGTTCTCGCCGCAATCGCTCGCGCAGGCGCCGGTCCATTTCAGCGAAGACGGCATCCCCCGAAATCGAGCTCACCTCGCCGCTCTCCACCTACGAATACTCGCGTCATGTGCGGGTACGAGTGCGGGTCAAGCAAGGACGTGAACTTCAATCGACAGCGTAGTCCGTTAAGCAACTCTCTTCGACCGACGGGTCTGCAGACTGACTGATACTCCGAGGCGTGCCAACATCTCAACCAGCGAGTCGATGCTGAAAAGATCGATGCGCCCCCGGACGAGATCGCTGACGCGCGGCTGGGACACACCGAGCAATCGGGCCGCCCGCACCTGCGTAAGCTTCCGCTCCTTGAGAATCTGCGTCAGCTGAATCGTCAGGTCCGCCCGAATCAAAAGGTGCGCTGCCTCCTCGGGCGGGAAGCCGAGATCCTTGAACACATTACCGGACGATCGCCGAATTCGCGCGGTCATCGCTCTCACCCCTCCTTTCGTGCGCGCCGAAGCTCGAAGCCCAATTCTCGGCGTACAGCCGCAGGCATCGCTCGCAGATCCTCGCGGGTCGACCCGACCCAGAGGAGCGACTTAGCGTCCACGTCCAGTATACAACATCATGTATATCCCTGTCAACGTGATTTCTCAACAACGACTCCACGCCACGCTAGTGGTCGAGTCCAAGGATAGCTGGATCAATTGCCCGCGTTGACAGCCGATTTCCCGCAGTTCTGATCTGGCAGCGCGGACTAGGGGCGAAGCTGACCGTTGATACCGTTGCCGGCAGGTGGCCGCGATTCGCTGAAGTAACGAAATAAATACCACGCAGCGGCAGCACCCAGGACATGCCACACTGCATGGCCCTGCATCCAGCTATCCGGCCTGCATAGCATCCGTGTGTAATCGAGGCTCCAGACCACGAACGCCAGTCCCATGATCGCCGCCGCGATCCATAAAGGCCTTGTAGCTGAACCGGGACCGCTCTTCCGGCGGCTGAGAATTTCGACGAAAAGCACGACCGCAATCAACAGCCCGAACACCACTCGGCGTACAACAGGCATCCAGTAGAGCAGCATTGCCAGCACCGCATTCGTTCCGACGTAGCCGCCGACAAGCGCCGCCCCGGGCAGTGCGCGCAGGCGGTCAACACTATATAGAAGGGCGAGCGTCGCGATGAGGTACATGCCGAGCACATCGGCGAACTGGCCGCGGAAGCTGAGGGTCGCGTGGAAGTACGCGCTGCCAAAACCGATCACAAGCAGCGTAAACGCATACAGGAGTGGATACACCGCCCTCCCGGCGGATGGCTTGCCCCTCCGTCGCATGAGCACCATCCCCGCGACCACGACGAAGGCGAGCGATGACCACGCGTTGGCCGGCTGTTTGATGCCGTCGCTCCTGATGGCCTCGCAGAAGCAGGAGCTCGGCATGCAGCTGGCAGCGCGTGTTTCCATCACCCGCAATCGCGCCTACGATGCCGCTTCGATCGTGAATCGATGGAGCAGCACCAGCTCTTCCTGCGACAGGCGATCGCCGACATAGCCACCGGCGAGAACGAACGCGACGGGAATTTTTCGGCGAAGGCACCACTCGAATACGATCATCTCGCGTCGCGCGAGGATTGTCAGCGTGATTCCTGACAGGCCGCCGATATCGCAGCCTTCGTAAGGATCCATTCCCGCGTTGTAGATGCAGAGATCAAATCGCGGCGCGGTGCGCTCGAGTGTGCTAAGCTCGCGGTCGATCGCCAGCAGATAATCGTCGGCCGAGCGCACGAGATTTAGCGGGGTGCGCTCTGACGGGGTGTCGCGATCGAATCCGTCTACCGAGACGTCAACCTGCCAGATTCTCGGATTGACCTTGATGAGGGAATGCGTCCCGCCGCCGGTGGAAGCGACGACCATTGTCCAGATTCCAGGATCCCAGGGAAATCCCTGCGACTCCGCCAGAGATCGTGGCTCGCCGGTCTCGACCGCTCGAACGTAAGCGGGATCGTGGACGATCGAGACCTGCTCGGCGCTCAGTGAATTCGGACTGTGAATCTCGATCCCATCGATGGGATCGTCATCCAGAGACCTGGCAATCCAGCCTGCTTTGCGGGTCGTGTCGAATGAATGGGCTGCGCCGACGTACGATGAGTTGTAGTAGACCGGGATCATTCGGTCGGCAGTCAGCTCCGTCGGCGTGCGCTGAATAGCAATACACCGCCGAGGACGACGGCCACGACGCCGACTACGGGCGGAATGAAGCCCTTTTGCTCAGTCGTGACTGCGAGCGGCCCGACCTGCACGGACTGACGTTCCTTCGTGTAGCTGATTCCACGCAGCGCGAGGACCGCCGCGCCGCCAAGAATGAGGATGATGCCGACGATACCGAGAGGGCGCAAGGAGAACTCCTGCGCAGCGAAGCCGCGCGCTGAAGGTGGTGACCGAAGCTACTCTGCTACGACCGATTGATCCGGTTTGGCGAAAATGGACTGATGGCATGGAGCAAGAAGCGCCGACTCTCGATTCTCTCAGATCCGGGCAAACGACTTTTGCGCCGGTCTAAGAACCCGCCTGCATTCCCGTTTTGCAGCGAGCTAAAGTAGCTTCCAAACGCCTTTTGGCGCCAAGCGGCTACGAATACGGTCATTCAGCCGGGAAACTCGTCTGGACCCGCCTACGAACACGCGCGTCACTGCGCGTTTCCATGGATATCATCCCCGAGATACTCGGCGCTCGTAGTGTGAACGTCTAGCGTGATGCCAGAATCCCACGGATCGGTAATTCCTAAAGGGTTTGTTTTCATTACGCACGAAGTTATTCCATCCGTCTAACGGCCGCTCAGACTTTTGCTGCTTCTTCGGCAAGTAAGCGGATAGACTCGTCGAGCGTGCTGTCGAAGCGCTGCTCGAGCTCCGGATTGATCCGGCCCATCGCATCGACAACTTGCCGGGCCCAGACGAAATACTTCTCCCGCCGCTGGATATCCCAGCCTTTGGGTGGATCTACGCCAATCTCCCGAACGTTGCTGGTCTTGTCAGCGAGCTTGATGAGCTTCGCTCCGGGCGAGAGATGCGGCGCATGCTCCACCTGCAACTCCTTCCGAACCTCTTTATCGAGGTCTTTGTCATCGGTCACCTCGCTGACCAGATCGCCGATCGCCGAACCGAACTCTTGCCTTATCTCATCATGCGTGGTCTTCGTGTCCTCGACGGTGTCGTGAAGAAGCGCCGCCGCAAGAACATTCGCATCCTCCACCTTCCCCACCTCGGCGATCAGCCAGGCGACTTCAGTACAGTGCCCTATGTAGGGACGCTTGGTCCTTCCCTTCCGGCGCTGCTTGCAGTGCTTGTGCGCAGCGAATTCCGCAGCCTTGAGAATCAGTGCGATATCTGAAATAGGCGCCTCCCTGAGGAATGGTCTTGCCGGGGCACGGGCGCCCCGACATCATCGAACCGCACCATTTACAGGAAGTGGTCGCGGGAAGATGTCCGATCCTACGACCTGATCAGACCCTTCGTGAAAAGTGAGGTCGACATCTTCCGAACTGCAGACTAACACGACTAAAGACCCACCGCTGGCACAAACGCGACCTCCCCAGCTATCCCTTTCGGGAAGAGCCCCTTGGGCTCTTGTTGCCGGGGAGGAACCTTTTTTTCGCCTGTGCTGAGGGCGCTGTACTATGAGTATAAGCGGACTTAATTCCGCCTGCAATGTATAGAGTGCTTTCTCATCGCGTTCAACATCGAAAAGGCCTCTGGGTTCGCAGAAGGCTCAGTAATTCTGCGTGGTAAGGGCGACCTGTTGGACGAGACCGTAGATGCGGTCGCGAGGATGAATCAAACGCACCTCGTGATTCAAGGCCCACCGGGGTGCGGAAAGACGTTCACGTCCGCTCACGCGATCGTATCCCTGCTCGAGAACAAAAAGCGGGTTGGAGTCATGTCGATGTCGCACAAGGCAATCAATCTTCTGTTGAAAAACGTTGAAGACATTGCCCTTGAGCGCGGAGTCAGCTTCAGAGGAATAAAGCTGTCGAGCAAGGAAGAGCAGCGGCTCAACGGACAGTGGAAGCGGCGTGTCGGGCCTGGACTATCTGATGGGCGACTGGGCCACTGTGCCACCCGACCGCGGCATTTTCCTCGAGCGAACGTGGCGAATGCATCCACGGTTGTGCCGTTTGGTATCGGACGCCTTGTACGATGAGAGGCTCGAGTCCGCCGAGTGCACCATCGGTCAGATGCTCGAACTGACCAGCGACTGTGGCGGCGCGCTCGCTCCGTCAGGACTCAGGTTTGTCGCCGTGGAGCACCACGACAACGCGCAGAAGAGCATCGAGGAGGCCGCCACGACATTGGCACACGATGAAGTTCCGGGACATGATCAAGCTCCTCACAGACGACGGATGGTATCTCGCCCGCACCCGGGGGAGTGAAGAATGAGCCGATATCTGGTAATCATCGAAGAAGCAGGGACTGGCTTTTCCGCCTTCCTGCCTGACCTCCCAGGCTGCATCGCGACCGGATCAACGCGCGACGAAGTCAAAAACGCGATGAAAGAAGGCGTGGGATTTCATCTCGAGGGCCTGCGTGAATCCGGTGAGCCAGTGCCACCTCCTCGTTCGACCGCTGCTTATGTCGAAGTTGCGGCATAGGCTAAGAGCCGCATCGCCCGATTGGACTGGCGCAGGCACCCGACGGATCGCTGTACCTCCATCACTAGCTCGATGGCTGCCCGGTCAGATCGCGCTTGAACCGAGCTCTGTCTGCCGACGACTGGAATCGTCACGAGGTCTGCGCGCTTCGCGGGCGCAAGACTCAGTAGAATTCCCAGCGCCTACCTGAGAAATGACGGCAACGGCCGCACGCGAAGAACGGCCCCGCATATGAGGCCAATGACGGCAGCGTGCCGACGCTTTAGGTGAGTTCCGATTATTCCCTGCGCTCACCAAACTGTCTCAAAGCACGCAAAGAACCCGATTCATGACGGGAATCTGGATTCCGCTATGAAGCCTCAATAATGGTATCTGGCCTGAAGCAGGTGAACCCGCTCGTCAGTCATCAGATACACCAGCCGATCTTCGGCTGTAATCCGCCGCGACCACAGGTTGGAACCGAGGTGCTTCAGGGGCTCAGGCTTCCCGATGCCGTCAACGACTGAAGAAATCAGTTCTTGGAGATCACCGTTTCGTTCAACAAAACGCTCACCACATACATGGGAAGCCGCGCGTCTACGTAGGACTGACGTACCTGTCGCCCGCTGAGCGCTCCGAGCAGCTCGAGATGTATTGAGGCGGTCATCCCCGATTGCCGGGCCCCTCCCCCATTCTTGTCTCCGCGCTGACGCATCCCTCCGGCTCCCGCCTTCGCGTCTTTGCGGTGACAACTGCCGCTTTTTGCACCCGCATCGTGAGCCTCATCCCGGTACGTTCTCGACATCCCGGACTCACCTT
This genomic interval carries:
- a CDS encoding XRE family transcriptional regulator; protein product: MTARIRRSSGNVFKDLGFPPEEAAHLLIRADLTIQLTQILKERKLTQVRAARLLGVSQPRVSDLVRGRIDLFSIDSLVEMLARLGVSVSLQTRRSKRVA
- a CDS encoding HD domain-containing protein, which gives rise to MLKAAEFAAHKHCKQRRKGRTKRPYIGHCTEVAWLIAEVGKVEDANVLAAALLHDTVEDTKTTHDEIRQEFGSAIGDLVSEVTDDKDLDKEVRKELQVEHAPHLSPGAKLIKLADKTSNVREIGVDPPKGWDIQRREKYFVWARQVVDAMGRINPELEQRFDSTLDESIRLLAEEAAKV
- a CDS encoding SIR2 family protein codes for the protein MKIVVFTGAGAGRADGIPLQTELFEQFFSRVPANARRAQLVTTVADFFSRAFEIDARTARGHTLPTFEEALGILDLAIAREETILSIGDGATGISALRSARRELILSLAATIGHEPSIGGTVHAQLVKALRTNGLLDDITFVTANYDTLIDEAIDAEAVEADRGTGTLIDYGINELAGGDQDPHRDMRSFPCFKIHGSLNWLYCPACDLLDITFASNGAIRLVDEPDGARCYECETLRTPIIVPPSYYKNMSNVYLGVVWTKAYQAIRQADQIVFCGYSFPDADMHVRYLVKRAQLNRDAQSHPLQILLVNHYPSKNTGVAVSERERFTRFLGQNVVDTGKSFEDFARAPREVLSL
- a CDS encoding TM0106 family RecB-like putative nuclease encodes the protein MKLHLSQPLYSATDLLNFLGCTHATALDLEVMGRVLTAPTRQDDAYLEILKEKGLEHERLYLKKLKAEGRVIVEIEHDPLIEAMAERTRQAMRDGADVIYQGALTAPGWHGYSDFLLKIDTPSDLGDYSYEVADTKLARTAKPKHVVQLCIYSEMIARDQGVLPSHAHVVLGDRSQVTLRLHDYLYYCNRARDRFDLFVSGNERVTIAERCPQCSLCHWSERCDAEWDSTGNLRLVAALSGAQAKKLRVASISDIEALADLNAAVAIPRIQGSTLDRLRSQARLQIVNRTTGENRVEVLPPLDRRGFARLPEPNERDLFFDMEGDPVYSPQGSLEYLFGFHYVDGGENRYTAFWTRDRGAERKAFEDALDFITTRIEKYPNAFVYHYASYEATALKRLAREYGGSSRHESALKRLAQAYGTCENEVDDLLRDRKLVDLYKVVREAVMTSEPAYSLKNLEVFFAEKRTQDITSGGDSIVAFERWLKTGDESLLEQIERYNEFDCLSTRLCRDWLISLRPAETKWFDPEEEKAAEDAEREALRRDDDARILGAREALVAGIEGPERAWRELLGYLLEHHRREARSEWWKFFERLDPAYDLIADADCIGGLTVDTTRPPRTEKKSMVWRLTFPEQEFKFAIGDDPIRCDTGKSAGTILDLNEDERWLDLKVGPSKPPFGQSTSFMPSGPINDGPMRAAISRYAEAVIAGRADEHSAVTSILRKDRPRLDGSIILRGKGDLLEETVDAVARMNQTHLVIQGPPGCGKTFTSAHAIVSLLENKKRVGVMSMSHKAINLLLKNIEDIALERGVSFRGIKLSSKEEQRLNGQMIEETSDNKQVSAGGYDLIGGTAWLFSRPVLEKTLDYLFVDEAGQVSLANIVATGLCADNIVLVGDQMQLSQPSKGQHPGGSGVSGLDYLMGDWATVPPDRGIFLEHTWRMHPRLCRFVSDAFYDERLESAECTIGQMLELNGDCDGALAPSGLRFVAVEHQDNAQKSVEEAARLNHVYRTLLGQTWVNQRGESHPITTEDILVVSPYNMQVNLLKQTLPKGARVGTVDKFQGQEAAAVLVSMASSSADDAPRGIDFLFSRNRLNVALSRARCLSVIFCSSALLDLVCADLERMRLVNTMCWAKEYAG
- a CDS encoding type II toxin-antitoxin system HicB family antitoxin — encoded protein: MSRYLVIIEEAGTGFSAFLPDLPGCIATGSTRDEVKNAMKEGVGFHLEGLRESGEPVPPPRSTAAYVEVAA
- a CDS encoding DUF3883 domain-containing protein; translation: MPGNWSRLEVEAVVADYIAMLKEELQHREYNKTQHRRLVASMLPDRSDGSIERKHQNISAILIGLGHPWITGYKPLGNFQGLLAEVVSDRLSFDGELAALAEQAVRAPGTTPQIDRILSRLEDPPEPAQLKYPALKERFIIPGQTRTRINYLEVEANNGSLGRAGEEFIVRFERERLQQLGKESLADRIEHIAVTEGDGAGFDIRSFEPDGTDRFIEVKTTAYGKQTPFLVSRNEVAVSNYRGLRYHLCRLFKFRDDPRFYSLDGSIQDRCLLEPTQFVARPRLAT
- a CDS encoding addiction module protein, yielding MLRYAPEISGMSNAAFDFRRLSVAERLQLVEDIWDSIAVETPDAVPLTDAQRAELDRRLVEHGRDPDSAVPWDDVRSSLQGRPKRGE
- a CDS encoding ceramidase domain-containing protein: METRAASCMPSSCFCEAIRSDGIKQPANAWSSLAFVVVAGMVLMRRRGKPSAGRAVYPLLYAFTLLVIGFGSAYFHATLSFRGQFADVLGMYLIATLALLYSVDRLRALPGAALVGGYVGTNAVLAMLLYWMPVVRRVVFGLLIAVVLFVEILSRRKSGPGSATRPLWIAAAIMGLAFVVWSLDYTRMLCRPDSWMQGHAVWHVLGAAAAWYLFRYFSESRPPAGNGINGQLRP